One segment of Paraburkholderia bonniea DNA contains the following:
- a CDS encoding MdtA/MuxA family multidrug efflux RND transporter periplasmic adaptor subunit: MDDSPKSPPTQTSPLTHPARAPSAQARPSTAASVDQQRHRRRITWLIVIALIVAAVALALWQPWRSKASNSTPHAATGRSGARGMAALKQPVRVATAAHGDMPIVLNALGTVTPLATVTVQTQLSGVLQSVAFREGQMVKQGDLLAQIDPRPYQISLANAQGALARDEALLQTARLDLKRYQTLLAQDSIARQQVDTQASLVKQYEGTVQSDRANINTYKLDLTYARITAPVSGRVGLRQVDPGNYVTPGLATGIVVITQLQPISVIFTTSEDNLPPVMTQMLAGKKLSVTAYDRSNTTPLETGVLETFDNQIDTTTGTLKLRATFTNAENKLFPNQFVNTRLLVNTLHDAVIVPTPAVLNGSTGQFVYVVKPDNTVTVRQVKVGPIDGERTSIQSGLSAGERVVIDGSDRLKEGAAITIPADQPRTGQAASGTQTSHSARSAHASRGTSSAAAARHAPTAP; the protein is encoded by the coding sequence ATGGACGACTCACCCAAATCGCCCCCCACCCAAACCTCACCGCTCACCCATCCCGCTCGCGCGCCGTCAGCCCAGGCCAGACCCAGCACCGCAGCCTCTGTCGACCAGCAGCGGCACCGCCGCCGCATCACCTGGCTGATCGTCATCGCACTCATCGTGGCCGCCGTCGCACTGGCGCTCTGGCAGCCATGGCGCAGCAAGGCCAGCAACAGCACGCCACATGCCGCAACTGGCCGCAGCGGAGCGCGCGGCATGGCGGCACTCAAGCAACCCGTGCGTGTCGCCACCGCCGCGCACGGCGACATGCCAATCGTGCTCAACGCCCTTGGCACCGTCACGCCACTAGCCACCGTTACCGTGCAAACCCAGTTGAGCGGCGTGCTGCAAAGCGTCGCGTTCCGTGAAGGCCAGATGGTCAAACAAGGCGACTTGCTCGCCCAGATCGACCCGCGCCCCTATCAAATTTCGCTCGCCAATGCCCAGGGCGCGCTGGCCCGCGACGAAGCCCTGCTGCAAACCGCACGCCTCGACCTGAAGCGCTATCAGACCTTGCTCGCCCAGGATTCGATTGCACGCCAGCAAGTCGATACCCAGGCATCACTCGTCAAACAATATGAAGGCACTGTTCAGTCCGACCGCGCCAATATCAACACCTACAAGCTCGATTTGACCTATGCCCGCATTACCGCGCCGGTGTCGGGCCGGGTGGGGCTGCGCCAGGTCGATCCGGGCAATTACGTCACGCCGGGGCTGGCCACCGGCATTGTGGTGATTACCCAGTTGCAACCCATCAGCGTGATCTTCACCACCTCTGAAGACAATCTGCCGCCCGTCATGACACAAATGCTCGCGGGTAAAAAGCTGTCGGTGACCGCCTATGACCGTAGCAACACCACGCCACTCGAAACCGGTGTGCTCGAAACCTTCGATAACCAGATCGACACCACCACCGGCACTCTGAAACTGCGAGCCACGTTTACCAACGCGGAAAACAAGCTGTTTCCTAATCAGTTCGTCAATACCCGCTTGCTGGTCAATACCTTGCACGATGCAGTGATCGTGCCGACGCCCGCCGTGCTAAACGGCTCGACGGGACAGTTCGTCTATGTCGTCAAACCGGATAACACGGTCACGGTGCGCCAGGTCAAGGTTGGCCCCATCGACGGTGAGCGCACCAGCATCCAGTCTGGTCTGAGCGCTGGCGAGCGGGTGGTGATCGACGGCTCCGACCGCCTGAAAGAAGGCGCGGCCATCACCATTCCGGCCGATCAGCCGCGCACTGGCCAGGCTGCCAGCGGCACCCAGACCAGCCACTCCGCCCGGAGCGCCCACGCTAGCCGGGGCACGTCCAGCGCTGCGGCAGCGCGGCATGCGCCCACGGCACCCTAA
- a CDS encoding IclR family transcriptional regulator, translated as MNQPSTPFSPPSDEKHKEKDRDSHSEDILALVRGLSVLRRIAAANAPLSNRELAEQTSIPKPTVSRITATLVHAGFLFRLPDTEHFALAASVLELSNGFLRNLDIRTRARPFLMELAETTALSVHLAVRDRLEMVVIDTLRPRSAALVSRLDVGSRMPLCRTAVGRVYLGALSASERQILLASLQAAAGGEWAGVCEQLEHALHTIQTEGFAISAGEWHEGLNAIAAGFSGPSGEHYAVSCDGPAQPCTREWLASRAAPALLACMSRIAEEIGGKPGQYSPSLPL; from the coding sequence ATGAATCAGCCTTCTACGCCGTTTTCTCCGCCCAGCGACGAAAAACACAAGGAAAAAGACCGCGACAGCCACAGCGAAGACATCCTCGCGCTCGTGCGCGGCCTGAGCGTGCTGCGACGTATTGCCGCAGCCAATGCGCCACTCAGCAACCGGGAGCTCGCCGAACAAACCAGCATCCCCAAGCCGACCGTCTCGCGTATCACCGCAACCCTGGTTCATGCGGGATTTTTGTTTCGTCTGCCAGATACCGAACACTTCGCCCTCGCCGCATCCGTGCTCGAACTCAGCAACGGCTTTTTGCGCAATCTGGATATTCGGACCCGCGCTCGCCCGTTTTTGATGGAACTCGCCGAAACCACCGCGCTTTCGGTTCATCTAGCCGTGCGCGACCGGCTCGAAATGGTCGTGATCGACACACTCCGGCCACGCTCGGCAGCGCTCGTCTCGCGTCTTGATGTGGGCTCACGCATGCCGCTATGCCGGACTGCCGTGGGACGTGTCTATCTGGGTGCTTTATCGGCAAGCGAACGGCAGATCCTGCTAGCCAGCCTGCAGGCCGCAGCCGGAGGGGAATGGGCGGGCGTCTGCGAGCAACTTGAGCATGCGTTGCACACCATCCAGACCGAAGGCTTTGCCATCTCGGCCGGTGAATGGCACGAAGGGCTCAACGCCATCGCAGCCGGTTTTTCCGGGCCATCGGGCGAACACTATGCCGTCAGTTGCGACGGCCCAGCCCAACCCTGCACGCGTGAATGGCTGGCCAGCCGCGCCGCACCCGCATTGCTGGCATGCATGAGCCGGATCGCCGAAGAGATCGGCGGCAAACCTGGGCAATACAGCCCTAGCCTGCCGCTCTAA
- a CDS encoding HPP family protein, producing the protein MSRSALLRWLSSFIPAPITVNWHERLRSCAGALLGIAFTGGATWLLFGPSSYLPLLIAPMGASAVLLFAVPASPLAQPWSLIGGNLVAATVGVTCASMIANPLIAASLAVGLAIGGMFALRCVHPPSGAVALTAVLGGPAVHAAGYGFVLQPVAFQSAALLGAALVYHALTGHRYPHIGAQSRSPAGSAAPDAMTPGFTRADLEAVLKRRGEMLDIDPGDLESLLRDTQLQAFGRSFAELCCEDIMSRRVVTAAPHTPVETARNLLKRERVKALPVVDAHQRIVGIVTRADLLEPQRARTAGGILGRVGRWLRHAPQHTLEVGAVMSTHVCSVPASAPITELVPMFANYGHHHIPVVDAANHLVGMITQVDLISGLHRQTHRPQ; encoded by the coding sequence GTGTCCCGTTCCGCCCTCTTGCGCTGGTTGTCGAGCTTTATCCCCGCCCCTATCACCGTCAACTGGCACGAACGCTTGCGCTCGTGCGCCGGCGCATTGCTGGGGATTGCCTTCACCGGTGGCGCAACCTGGCTCTTGTTCGGCCCCTCGTCCTATCTTCCGTTGCTGATCGCACCGATGGGCGCATCCGCCGTGCTGCTCTTTGCTGTGCCGGCTAGCCCGCTGGCACAGCCCTGGTCATTGATCGGCGGCAACCTGGTCGCCGCGACCGTCGGCGTGACCTGCGCCAGCATGATCGCCAATCCACTCATTGCCGCCAGCCTGGCGGTCGGGCTTGCCATCGGCGGCATGTTCGCGCTGCGCTGCGTGCATCCGCCCTCAGGGGCGGTCGCCCTAACCGCCGTGCTAGGTGGGCCGGCAGTGCACGCAGCGGGCTACGGCTTCGTGCTGCAACCGGTTGCGTTTCAGTCTGCCGCCCTGCTTGGCGCGGCCCTCGTTTATCACGCGCTAACGGGCCATCGCTATCCGCACATCGGCGCGCAAAGCCGCAGCCCTGCTGGCAGCGCTGCCCCCGATGCCATGACTCCCGGGTTCACCCGCGCCGATCTCGAAGCCGTGCTCAAGCGGCGGGGCGAAATGCTGGATATCGACCCAGGCGACCTTGAGTCATTGCTGCGGGACACCCAGCTTCAGGCATTCGGCCGCAGTTTTGCTGAACTTTGCTGCGAGGACATCATGTCGCGCCGGGTCGTCACTGCAGCACCTCATACGCCAGTTGAAACCGCACGAAACCTGCTAAAACGCGAGCGGGTCAAGGCGCTACCTGTCGTCGACGCGCACCAGCGTATCGTCGGCATTGTGACCCGCGCCGATCTGCTTGAGCCACAGCGGGCTCGCACGGCTGGCGGCATCCTTGGACGGGTTGGCCGCTGGCTCCGGCATGCGCCGCAGCACACGCTGGAAGTCGGTGCGGTGATGAGCACTCATGTGTGCTCGGTGCCTGCCAGCGCGCCGATCACCGAACTCGTGCCCATGTTCGCCAACTACGGCCATCACCACATTCCGGTTGTCGACGCAGCCAACCATCTGGTCGGCATGATTACCCAGGTCGATTTGATCTCGGGACTGCATCGCCAGACACACAGACCTCAATGA
- the crcB gene encoding fluoride efflux transporter CrcB, translating into MYMSIFAVGLGGAVGSLARWLLGIRLNRIFPELPLGTLAANVIAGYVIGVAVAYFARHPTIAPEWRLFIITGLMGGLSTFSTFSAEVVLHLQHGRLGWAFGEIAVHVGASLAMTLLGFGTVALMTR; encoded by the coding sequence ATGTATATGTCTATTTTCGCCGTCGGCCTTGGCGGCGCAGTCGGTTCACTTGCGCGCTGGCTCCTCGGTATCCGCCTGAACCGGATCTTCCCCGAACTACCGCTCGGCACCCTCGCGGCGAACGTCATCGCGGGCTACGTGATTGGTGTCGCAGTCGCCTACTTTGCGCGTCATCCCACCATCGCTCCCGAATGGCGGCTGTTCATCATCACCGGCCTGATGGGCGGGCTGTCGACGTTTTCAACGTTCTCCGCTGAAGTCGTGCTGCATCTTCAGCACGGGCGGCTTGGCTGGGCCTTTGGCGAAATCGCGGTGCATGTCGGCGCGTCACTGGCCATGACGCTGCTCGGCTTTGGCACCGTCGCGCTCATGACCCGCTGA
- a CDS encoding GNAT family N-acetyltransferase: MSPLKFPQHTVLNRVIAVAAAVLAGVSEAPRRAWRGAQPRAFGQLYPAGNIEMLYVVPFAARQGLGQALLEWLEAAARQAGSMWLTAKVSLSARKCFATAGFQVLAEEDVQRNGVSLRRFRMEKPLAAA, encoded by the coding sequence TTGAGCCCCCTAAAATTTCCTCAACACACTGTCCTGAATCGCGTTATCGCGGTAGCCGCTGCCGTACTGGCCGGCGTATCTGAAGCCCCCCGTCGAGCATGGCGTGGCGCTCAGCCACGAGCATTCGGCCAGCTTTATCCCGCTGGCAATATTGAGATGCTGTATGTTGTGCCATTTGCTGCGCGCCAGGGTTTGGGGCAAGCGTTGCTTGAATGGCTTGAAGCAGCGGCACGCCAGGCTGGGTCCATGTGGTTGACGGCCAAGGTTAGCCTGAGCGCCCGGAAATGTTTTGCGACTGCTGGTTTTCAGGTGCTCGCAGAGGAAGATGTTCAACGCAACGGCGTGTCATTACGCCGCTTTCGCATGGAGAAGCCGCTCGCTGCGGCGTGA
- a CDS encoding cysteine dioxygenase, whose product MRHNTDLLTLPSSVARHPHLAAVPTPQQNVTRAAPAKANLPLMTLCNTLDTLCTSYREPGQAVAFAQGVRAALASAIAAPALLTPAQREGAPDCYRRHLLAADPQGRYAIVALVWMPGQMSPVHGHQTWCGYTVLEGTLTETLFSWNQTTEHASAVRSHPRNTGAISFTHAGRGGIHQLGNASHAPAVSLHVYGVAGPEIATRVNDLVAVAESV is encoded by the coding sequence ATGCGCCACAATACCGACCTGCTCACGCTCCCCTCCTCCGTCGCACGCCACCCGCATTTGGCCGCCGTGCCAACACCGCAGCAAAACGTTACGCGCGCGGCACCGGCCAAGGCCAATCTGCCGCTGATGACGCTGTGCAATACCCTCGACACGCTCTGCACCTCGTACCGCGAGCCCGGGCAAGCCGTCGCTTTTGCGCAAGGCGTGCGCGCCGCGCTCGCTTCTGCGATCGCGGCACCCGCCTTGCTCACCCCCGCTCAGCGCGAAGGAGCCCCCGATTGCTACCGGCGTCATCTGCTTGCGGCCGATCCTCAAGGCCGTTATGCCATCGTCGCGCTGGTCTGGATGCCTGGGCAGATGAGCCCCGTGCATGGCCATCAAACATGGTGCGGCTATACGGTGCTTGAGGGGACGTTGACGGAAACGCTCTTTAGCTGGAATCAAACAACGGAGCACGCCAGCGCGGTGCGGAGCCATCCGCGTAACACGGGAGCAATATCGTTCACGCATGCAGGCCGGGGCGGCATTCACCAGCTAGGCAACGCCAGTCACGCCCCTGCGGTATCGCTGCATGTGTATGGCGTCGCAGGACCGGAAATCGCTACCCGGGTGAATGATCTCGTTGCCGTCGCTGAATCTGTTTGA
- a CDS encoding Lrp/AsnC family transcriptional regulator translates to MDAIDITLLELLQADATIPVAELAQRVNLTQTPCWKRVQRLKESGVIRAQVALCDPRKLGVGTTVFVSVRTNEHTEAWAQMFTRAVRDIPEVVEVYRMSGETDYLLRVVVSDIDDYDRIYKQLIRAVPLYDVSSSFAMEQIKYSTALPVRLPDGG, encoded by the coding sequence ATGGATGCTATTGACATAACCTTGCTGGAGCTACTCCAGGCCGACGCGACGATTCCGGTTGCCGAACTGGCGCAACGCGTCAACCTCACCCAAACGCCTTGCTGGAAGCGCGTCCAGCGTCTGAAAGAAAGCGGCGTGATTCGCGCTCAGGTCGCCTTGTGCGATCCACGCAAGCTGGGGGTGGGCACGACGGTCTTTGTGTCGGTGCGGACTAATGAGCACACCGAGGCATGGGCGCAGATGTTTACCCGGGCCGTGCGCGATATTCCAGAAGTCGTGGAGGTGTACCGGATGAGCGGCGAGACCGATTACTTATTGCGGGTGGTGGTGTCGGATATCGACGATTACGACCGGATTTACAAGCAGTTGATCCGGGCGGTGCCGCTGTATGACGTCAGCTCGAGTTTTGCCATGGAGCAGATCAAGTACTCGACGGCGTTGCCCGTGCGCTTGCCGGACGGCGGCTGA
- a CDS encoding FUSC family protein, producing MRYSVEIKKFLYSQYFYGGLRIAVGVSLPAVLCLIVFHNRELGFTIATGALGACVVDMPGPLKYKHNEMLACSVIGFLAALATGLATVNPVALWATVVPLTFVLSLIVVYGNRWPQISFATLFMMIMTLEEHFTPMQALVNAAWILAGGLWYTYWSTLVSRWQMQRIEQQALAESVFACADYLLARADFYDIDNDLDECYRNLVARQIAAVERQDAARDIVLRNLPQLKSGKLNPRRTMLFNLFINTVDLHELFVGAHTDYPLARNTFGGSDLMIFYRDLIRKAAADLEDIGLAVLQSRAPRMRTNVKAELRAIEFELEQMRRQDLPAKNPEAYAAVSATFRRIWSSTRLIDKMRASLSNEANTTETELRIDQALSRFVSSRRVPFLQIFSNLTMASPSFRHALRVTIAVATGFWLGRLLPLTNAYWIVMTTVIILKPGYSLTKQRNSQRIIGTLIGCAASITLMMFVKEPHLLIVAMFASMVMSYSLLLFNYTASVVFTSSYVLLMFHLLAPGSMRIIGERAIDTVVGCAIAIAASHLFPYWEYRLMGKLVNDMIAATRQYLEASWWWGGKPSAALVPAAAPGSQSSGKTPVAAASANVAVTATVATAAAATTAVTATSTTPATSTTASPGTSTNTPVASLPAPAMHVLESAPPANATPSLATPTTPASKPPGAISAAAAVVSALDRDFRYRLARKNVHIAFANLGQAFQRMMLEPKAAQKFVPELNDLLVRSHELASQITAAAPLLRNSAQNPGAVYQPLQHALTLIRDTLTQAEAGVAPPADQPSIAKQLTRELDAMVIEAEKSAEVSADAISELKQLAHQCKQMVQAATLIRKDASMIRLPQT from the coding sequence ATGCGCTATTCGGTTGAAATCAAAAAATTCTTATATAGCCAGTATTTTTATGGCGGTTTGCGCATCGCAGTCGGTGTTTCATTGCCCGCCGTACTATGCCTGATTGTGTTTCACAACCGTGAATTAGGTTTCACGATTGCCACCGGCGCGCTTGGCGCATGCGTCGTCGACATGCCCGGGCCGCTGAAATACAAACACAATGAAATGCTCGCGTGTTCGGTGATTGGCTTTCTGGCCGCGCTGGCCACCGGGCTGGCCACGGTGAACCCGGTGGCGCTCTGGGCCACCGTGGTGCCACTGACCTTCGTGCTCTCGCTAATCGTGGTGTACGGCAACCGCTGGCCGCAGATCAGCTTCGCCACGCTCTTCATGATGATCATGACGCTTGAAGAGCACTTCACGCCCATGCAGGCGCTGGTCAATGCCGCATGGATTCTGGCTGGCGGCCTCTGGTACACCTACTGGTCGACGCTGGTCAGCCGCTGGCAAATGCAGCGCATCGAACAACAAGCGCTAGCCGAAAGCGTATTTGCCTGCGCGGATTATCTGCTCGCCCGAGCCGATTTTTACGACATCGACAACGATCTGGACGAGTGCTACCGCAACCTCGTAGCGCGCCAGATCGCCGCCGTCGAACGCCAGGATGCCGCGCGCGATATCGTGCTGCGCAATCTGCCCCAGCTCAAAAGCGGCAAGCTCAACCCGCGCCGCACGATGCTGTTCAACCTGTTTATCAATACCGTCGACCTGCACGAGTTGTTCGTCGGTGCCCACACCGATTACCCGCTGGCGCGCAATACGTTCGGCGGCTCGGATCTGATGATTTTTTATCGTGACCTGATCCGCAAGGCCGCGGCTGATCTCGAAGACATCGGCCTCGCGGTGCTGCAAAGCCGTGCGCCACGCATGCGCACCAATGTGAAAGCCGAATTGCGCGCGATTGAATTCGAACTTGAGCAAATGCGCCGGCAAGACCTGCCAGCGAAAAATCCGGAGGCCTACGCGGCGGTTTCGGCGACGTTCCGGCGTATCTGGAGCTCCACTCGCCTGATCGACAAAATGCGCGCAAGCCTCTCGAACGAGGCCAACACCACTGAAACCGAACTACGCATAGACCAGGCGCTCTCGCGCTTCGTTTCCAGCCGGCGGGTTCCGTTTCTGCAGATTTTTTCGAACCTGACGATGGCCTCGCCCAGCTTCCGCCATGCGCTGCGCGTCACGATCGCGGTCGCCACCGGTTTCTGGCTAGGGCGGCTGCTGCCGCTCACCAACGCTTATTGGATCGTGATGACAACCGTCATCATTTTGAAACCGGGCTACTCGCTCACTAAACAACGCAATAGTCAGCGGATCATCGGTACGCTGATCGGCTGCGCCGCCAGCATCACGCTGATGATGTTCGTCAAGGAGCCCCACCTGCTAATCGTGGCGATGTTCGCTTCAATGGTGATGAGCTACAGCCTGCTGCTGTTCAACTACACGGCTAGCGTCGTGTTCACTTCATCGTACGTGCTGCTAATGTTCCATCTGCTCGCGCCTGGCAGCATGCGGATCATCGGTGAGCGAGCCATTGATACGGTGGTCGGCTGCGCCATCGCCATTGCCGCAAGCCATCTGTTTCCGTACTGGGAATACCGCTTGATGGGCAAGCTGGTCAACGACATGATCGCCGCCACGCGCCAGTATCTCGAAGCCAGTTGGTGGTGGGGTGGCAAGCCCAGCGCTGCTTTGGTCCCGGCCGCAGCACCGGGCAGCCAAAGCAGCGGCAAAACGCCCGTAGCGGCGGCAAGTGCGAACGTAGCGGTTACGGCCACAGTAGCAACAGCGGCAGCGGCAACAACAGCGGTTACGGCCACATCAACCACTCCAGCCACATCAACCACTGCCAGCCCCGGCACCAGCACAAACACCCCGGTGGCCAGCCTTCCGGCCCCCGCGATGCACGTCCTGGAGAGCGCGCCTCCAGCCAACGCCACGCCCTCTCTTGCCACGCCCACCACCCCCGCCAGCAAGCCCCCCGGCGCGATTTCCGCTGCGGCGGCTGTGGTCAGCGCACTCGACCGCGATTTTCGCTATCGGCTGGCACGCAAAAATGTTCACATCGCGTTCGCTAATCTGGGCCAGGCATTCCAGCGCATGATGCTAGAGCCCAAGGCAGCGCAGAAATTTGTCCCCGAACTCAACGACCTACTCGTGCGCAGCCACGAACTAGCGTCGCAAATCACCGCCGCCGCCCCGCTGCTACGCAACTCAGCCCAAAACCCTGGCGCGGTCTATCAACCGTTGCAACATGCGCTCACGCTGATCCGTGACACGCTGACTCAAGCGGAAGCCGGCGTCGCGCCCCCGGCCGATCAGCCCAGCATCGCCAAACAGCTGACGCGCGAGCTCGATGCGATGGTGATCGAAGCGGAAAAATCAGCGGAAGTTTCGGCCGATGCGATTTCGGAGCTAAAACAGCTTGCCCATCAATGCAAACAAATGGTGCAAGCTGCGACGCTGATTCGCAAAGATGCAAGCATGATTCGCTTGCCTCAAACCTGA